ATATGACGGCGGCCCCTTTGCCGGGTGGCAAAGGCAGGCCGTCCTGCCCTCGGTGCAGGGCGCGGTGGAGGCGGCGCTGGCCCGGCTTGAACCCGGAGAGCACACGATTGCCGCGGCCGGGCGGACCGATGCCGGGGTGCATGCGACGGCGCAGGTCGCCCATGCCGATCTGGCGAAGGACTGGGACCCGTTCCGGCTCTCCGAGGCGCTCAACCACCATCTGCGTCCCGATCCGGTGGCGATCGTGGCCTGTGCCCGCGTCGGCGACGATTTCCACGCAAGGTTTTCCGCGCGCGAGCGGCGCTATCTGTTCCGGCTGGTCAGCCGCCGCGCCCCCGTGGTGCATGACCGCGGCAAGGTCTGGCAGGTGCAGAACCCGCTTGATGTCGCGGCGATGCGCGAAGGGGCGGCGCAGCTGATCGGGCTGCATGATTTCACCACCTTCCGCGCCGCGATGTGTCAGGCGAAATCGCCGGTGAAGACGCTCGACGAGATCACGATCGAGGAGATCGCCCTGCCGAGCGGGCGGGAATATCGCTTCCA
This DNA window, taken from Rhodobacter capsulatus SB 1003, encodes the following:
- the truA gene encoding tRNA pseudouridine(38-40) synthase TruA produces the protein MPRFAFRIEYDGGPFAGWQRQAVLPSVQGAVEAALARLEPGEHTIAAAGRTDAGVHATAQVAHADLAKDWDPFRLSEALNHHLRPDPVAIVACARVGDDFHARFSARERRYLFRLVSRRAPVVHDRGKVWQVQNPLDVAAMREGAAQLIGLHDFTTFRAAMCQAKSPVKTLDEITIEEIALPSGREYRFHLRARSFLHNQVRSIVGTLERVGAGAWAPEDVGRALAARDRAACGPVCPPQGLYLCGVGYPEDPFA